In Desulfomonile tiedjei DSM 6799, a genomic segment contains:
- a CDS encoding type II toxin-antitoxin system HicB family antitoxin, translating into MEIAFNVIVERDEEGFYVATVPELRGCHTQAKSLDTLMERIREAIDLCLDEAHVASLEN; encoded by the coding sequence ATGGAAATAGCTTTTAACGTGATTGTCGAACGCGATGAAGAAGGATTCTATGTGGCCACAGTTCCAGAGCTTCGAGGCTGTCATACACAGGCTAAATCATTGGATACCCTCATGGAAAGAATCAGGGAAGCCATTGATTTGTGCCTTGATGAAGCTCACGTTGCCAGCCTCGAGAATTGA